A genome region from Candidatus Eisenbacteria bacterium includes the following:
- a CDS encoding GDP-mannose 4,6-dehydratase gives MKNAYNRKNVLITGGLGFIGSNLAIELVKLGARVTVVDVLWPEHGGNFFNIEPVKNDLQVNVSDVRDRQGMELLVKGKDHIFHLAGQCSHVLGQSDPYPDIEINIKGTTSLMEACKSFKRDAQIVYTSTRGVYGSCKTLPVNEETRPNPKGLYEISNLAAEHINLFYANTCGMHVVNLRLSNIYGERSQMKHSKFGVVNWFVRKALDSDKITLYGDGEILRDFLYVEDCVEAILLAGADERSFGNVFNVGSGTPHSFKELAAEIVEGSGSGSIEFAAFPEDRLKQEPGDFYPDISKARNILGWQPKTGLKEGLRRTIEYYKQHKKYYW, from the coding sequence ATGAAAAACGCCTACAATAGGAAGAATGTCCTGATCACCGGGGGCCTCGGGTTCATAGGAAGCAATCTGGCAATAGAGCTCGTTAAGCTTGGAGCAAGAGTCACGGTGGTTGATGTTCTGTGGCCTGAGCACGGCGGAAATTTTTTCAACATCGAGCCGGTCAAGAACGACCTTCAGGTAAATGTAAGCGATGTGCGCGACCGGCAAGGGATGGAGCTCCTGGTAAAGGGCAAGGACCACATCTTTCATCTCGCCGGCCAGTGCAGTCATGTCCTGGGACAGTCCGACCCGTATCCCGACATCGAAATAAACATCAAAGGAACAACGAGTCTCATGGAAGCCTGCAAGTCGTTCAAGAGGGATGCACAGATCGTGTACACGAGCACTCGCGGTGTTTACGGAAGCTGCAAAACCCTCCCTGTCAATGAAGAAACGCGGCCGAACCCAAAGGGTCTGTACGAAATATCTAACCTCGCAGCCGAACACATCAATCTCTTCTATGCCAACACGTGCGGGATGCATGTCGTCAACCTGAGACTGTCAAACATCTACGGCGAGCGGTCTCAGATGAAACACAGCAAGTTTGGCGTGGTGAACTGGTTTGTCAGAAAGGCGCTGGACAGCGACAAGATTACCCTTTATGGAGACGGCGAGATACTGAGGGATTTTCTGTACGTGGAAGATTGTGTTGAAGCGATTCTGCTGGCAGGAGCTGATGAACGTAGTTTTGGAAACGTGTTCAATGTGGGCAGCGGCACGCCGCACAGCTTCAAGGAGCTGGCGGCCGAGATAGTGGAAGGCTCCGGGAGCGGGTCGATCGAGTTCGCGGCTTTTCCCGAGGACAGGCTGAAACAGGAACCCGGCGATTTTTATCCGGACATCTCAAAGGCACGGAACATTCTGGGCTGGCAGCCAAAAACCGGGCTGAAAGAGGGACTCAGGAGGACGATTGAGTACTACAAGCAGCACAAGAAATACTACTGGTGA
- a CDS encoding glycosyltransferase, with the protein MLKILQVVAYYVPAWGYGGPPKVMYGMAKALAKREHEVTVYTTDAHDGTRRVETRLRNLDSIKVVYHRNLSNSLAWKKKKFIPMGFPLSLMKNIENFDLVHIADTRTIPNFVAGYFARKTAVPYVISPFGGLLGGYGTKLKMFAKKKVDEYFTRPLFLGADKVLAQTQHEESVAVEFGIKREKVEQLPLGIDLDEFADIESRRNEFRERFGVSPEEKIVLFLGRIHEYKGLQLLVRAFATVSRSVKNARLVIAGRDDGYLTAIEDLVRDLGLASKTVVTGALYGDERIAAYVDADVFAITPYHYEETSLAALEACACGTPVVVTDQCSFPWLKEYEGGYVINYDVQELADCLTKVLSDQELRNRMGSNARRMIEQKFDWTRIAARLEEIYLEVLGENRVK; encoded by the coding sequence ATGCTTAAGATCCTGCAAGTAGTTGCTTATTACGTTCCAGCGTGGGGATACGGAGGTCCGCCCAAAGTTATGTATGGGATGGCGAAAGCCCTGGCAAAAAGAGAACATGAAGTGACGGTCTATACTACCGACGCACATGACGGGACACGTCGTGTCGAGACTAGATTGAGGAATCTGGATTCGATAAAAGTGGTCTACCACAGAAATCTCAGCAACAGTCTGGCATGGAAGAAGAAAAAGTTCATTCCTATGGGCTTTCCATTATCGCTCATGAAGAATATTGAGAACTTTGACTTGGTCCATATTGCCGATACCAGGACGATCCCGAATTTCGTGGCTGGATATTTCGCCCGGAAGACGGCCGTTCCATACGTAATCTCTCCCTTTGGAGGTTTGCTTGGGGGCTACGGAACGAAGCTGAAGATGTTTGCCAAGAAAAAAGTTGATGAGTACTTCACCCGACCGTTGTTTCTTGGAGCTGATAAGGTCCTCGCACAAACTCAACACGAGGAGTCAGTGGCTGTGGAATTCGGAATCAAAAGAGAGAAGGTAGAGCAGCTTCCCCTTGGGATTGATTTGGACGAATTCGCAGACATTGAGTCCAGGAGGAACGAGTTTCGTGAAAGGTTCGGAGTTTCTCCCGAGGAGAAGATTGTTCTTTTCTTGGGCAGAATCCACGAGTACAAGGGACTGCAGCTTCTTGTGAGAGCTTTCGCAACAGTTTCACGCTCAGTAAAAAACGCAAGATTGGTAATTGCAGGAAGAGATGACGGCTACCTGACCGCTATTGAAGATCTGGTGAGAGACCTCGGGCTTGCGAGCAAAACCGTTGTTACCGGGGCGCTCTATGGCGACGAGAGAATAGCCGCGTACGTCGATGCCGATGTTTTTGCAATTACACCCTACCACTACGAAGAGACATCTTTGGCCGCGTTGGAAGCGTGTGCGTGCGGAACGCCGGTGGTTGTCACGGATCAATGCTCTTTCCCTTGGCTGAAAGAATACGAAGGCGGGTATGTTATCAACTACGATGTTCAGGAACTTGCGGATTGTCTGACCAAGGTCTTGAGTGACCAGGAACTGAGGAACCGGATGGGTTCGAACGCCAGGAGAATGATTGAGCAAAAATTTGATTGGACAAGAATCGCTGCCCGTTTGGAGGAAATCTATCTGGAAGTGTTGGGTGAGAACAGAGTGAAATGA